The sequence ACATATATTGATCATAAACGCCTCACGCAACTTCACCAAAAGAATGGTGAGGGAGTTTGATGCAGCTAACGTAACAAGTGAGCGTATTCGTTCACGCGATAGTATATTTATTATCTCAGAACCTAATTCGATTGATTTATTCTGTCAAAACAAAAAGATAGACCTAGAGAACACTAGCGTTTTTTTACGACTACGTGGCCATGATTCACACTTCGCTTCTCTCATTGCCAAAGTATGCCTACACAAAGGTATACCTATCAATGACTTAGTAAGCGCTGAACATACCTCCTCTAACGAAAAGGTTTCGCAAACTGTTCTTCTCGCTCTAGAGGGCATACCTACACCCAAATCGATTCTTTGCACTGACGAATCGTTTATTAAGAACCAGGAAACGATATTGAGTTCTATGCCATTCCCTTGCGTTCTAAAAGCCGACGGTAGTCGCGGGCAACGTGTATGGCAAATACGCAGCCTGGAGCTTCTTAACAAACTATTATTTAAATACAATGAGCTCTTTGTACTTCAAGAGTACATACCCAACACCTTTGATATTAGGGCATTAGTCTATAAAAACGAAGTTCTTGGAGCTATCAAACGCTCCTCAACAGACAACTTCTATAACAATGTTGCCAAAGGTGGCACTGTCTCCGACATTGAATTAACAGATGAAGAAAAAGAGTTAGCTATTGCATCATGCAAAGCCTGTAGCATTGATTTTGGAGGAGTTGACATCGTTCGCAGTGAACGAGGACCGTTAGTCCTAGAAGTAAATCACGGCCCACAAATTGGAGGCTTTGAAAAGCATACGGGTATGAATATACCCGCCACAATCGCAAGCCGCATGATCGAGTAGGCGCTTCTAGATAAAACCCGGGACGAAGCAGTCTGCGCTAATTGTGATGCGCATCTGGTGTATGTTTTTCCGGACGGACCGCA comes from Candidatus Campbellbacteria bacterium and encodes:
- a CDS encoding ATP-grasp domain-containing protein codes for the protein MKHILIINASRNFTKRMVREFDAANVTSERIRSRDSIFIISEPNSIDLFCQNKKIDLENTSVFLRLRGHDSHFASLIAKVCLHKGIPINDLVSAEHTSSNEKVSQTVLLALEGIPTPKSILCTDESFIKNQETILSSMPFPCVLKADGSRGQRVWQIRSLELLNKLLFKYNELFVLQEYIPNTFDIRALVYKNEVLGAIKRSSTDNFYNNVAKGGTVSDIELTDEEKELAIASCKACSIDFGGVDIVRSERGPLVLEVNHGPQIGGFEKHTGMNIPATIASRMIE